The Theileria annulata chromosome 3, complete sequence, *** SEQUENCING IN PROGRESS *** genome has a segment encoding these proteins:
- a CDS encoding uncharacterized protein (note;~Tap-24g11.q1c.C.cand.173 - score = 19.66), producing MDNILDNIKSIIECVGLVGGENVTMPLNVYCSLVKCALQNSTLGFTTSLLRRDVTLNSNTSFNTEIKNTIDSLLRISNAETENLTKMPMPPEVKKGHLEGELKDSLDKVKSELLQHYSLYYNLEEYDIPTRINLLSQHTIEDTENDYKKYLKKEYKLSDGVMEMVENLKNNFENINERIKLLENELEIEISDPNTREFQYNNSYVFYRKLFGYLRVEWDELENMKEHVRNLYGNLHNQAKINQKKIDVLQKKLQTLKAHTRLVNQRDPNDKRNAN from the exons atggataatatattagataATATCAAGAGTATAATAGAGTGTGTAGGTTTGGTTGGGGGTGAGAATGTGACAATGCCTTTGAATGTGTATTGTTCTTTGGTAAAGTGTGCGCTTCAAAATTCTACTCTTGGATTCACTACTTCCCTTTTAAGGCGTGATGTAACTTTAAACTCTAACACATCTTTCAATACTGAGATTAAGAACACAATTGATTCCTTATTACGAATATCAAATGCAGAGACTGAGAACTTAACAAAGATGCCAATGCCACCAGAGGTTAAAAAAGGTCACTTGGAAGGTGAACTCAAAGACTCACTTGACAAAGTCAAGTCAGAACTGCTTCAACATTACTCACTTTATTATAATCTTGAAGAATATGATATTCCAACACGGATTAACCTATTATCGCAACATACAATTGAGGATACAG AAAATGATTATAagaaatatttgaaaaagGAATATAAGTTGAGTGACGGAGTAATGGAGATGGTAGAgaatttaaagaataactttgagaatattaatgagcgtattaaattattagaaaatgaacTCGAAATTGAAATTTCAGATCCAAATACAAGAGAATTCCAATATAACAATTCATACGTATTTTACAGAAAACTATTTGGTTATcta AGAGTGGAATGGGATGAATTGGAGAACATGAAAGAGCATGTTAGAAATTTGTATGgtaatttacataatcaGGCTAAAATAAACCAGAAGAAAATAGATGTATTACAAAAGAAATTACAAACGTTGAAGGCGCACACTAGATTAGTTAATCAGAGAGATCCGAACGATAAAAGAAATgctaattaa
- a CDS encoding uncharacterized protein (note;~Tap-24g11.q1c.cand.72 - score = 22.13), translating to MTFLCTISGVQPQEPCLSKTGYIFERRLIEKHLEESPVCPATGEPLTPQDLINIKTDVVTKPRPVTASSIPGLLSLLQSEWDALALETHNMRSHVDEVRKQLSYSLYQHDAATRVIARLIKQRDSALQEVEALKQQLLLFRTNYDVNSLETEFDKDTMVRLQDLAKVLLSERKKRDLSGYLDAEAFSKFKCAGEFRLHSSTKPGVLCVALDKSKNAQSLEESFCFTGGNDGSVVYFDLFNQKTVHTLNGHMKPVNTVVTHPLDNIALSGITVLSYRACLIPSGVLIIGDNFLGSDDSTIRVWREFETEFKCTYVLKHHKTSIKNLAMHPSGEYLLSLSSDGVWGLCNIDSGKVIKMHRNVPKCNALKIHPDGLVCIGAATNGTLQVWDIRDSTLKDPITTSSAGVNGVSTANGVSSAWVDLDFNENGYYLVSVSEAGELVLWDLRKQTVINTFSCNVNPTRVKFDQSGLYMGVSSTKVEVLYMKEKSKFELVHTLEGHNANVTDLEFGPYSKFLLTTCLDKSLRLYN from the exons ATGACATTCTTATGTACAATTAGTGGCGTTCAACCTCAGGAACCTTGCTTGAGTAAAACAGGGTATATTTTTGAACGAAGACTAATTGAAAAACACTTAGAAGAATCACCAGTTTGTCCTGCAACCGGAGAACCTTTGACACCTCAAGATTTaatcaatattaaaa CTGATGTTGTAACTAAACCGAGACCAGTAACGGCATCGAGTATTCCAGGATTGCTGTCGTTACTACAGTCCGAATGGGACGCTCTTGCATTGGAAACTCATAACATGAGATCGCACGTTGATGAAGTTAGAAAACAATTAAGTTATTCACTTTATCAACATGATGCCGCAACACGCGTGATTGCAAGACTTATCAAACAACGTGACTCTGCTCTACAAGAAGTTGAAGCATTAAAACAACAATTGTTACTTTTTAGAACCAATTATGATGTTAACTCCCTAGAAACAG AATTTGATAAGGATACAATGGTACGATTGCAGGATTTGGCAAAAGTATTATTATCCGAGAGAAAGAAGAGAGATTTGAGTGGATATTTAGATGCCGAGGCATTTTCGAAGTTTAAATGTGCAGGTGAATTCAGACTTCACTCCTCAACTAAGCCTGGCGTGCTCTGTGTAGCTTTGGATAAGAGTAAAAATGCGCAAAGTCTTGAGGAAAGTTTCTGTTTCACCGGTGGCAATGATGGAAGTGTTGTGTACTTTGATTTATTCAATCAGAAAACTGTTCATACACTCAATGGACATATGAAACCCGTAAATACAGTTGTTACACATCCACTTGACAATATCGCTTTATCAGGTATTACTGTGCTTAGTTACAGAGCTTGTTTAATTCCTTCTGGGGTTTTAATTAT TGGTGATAATTTCCTAGGATCTGATGATAGTACTATAAGAGTATGGCGTGAATTTGAAACTGAGTTTAAATGCACATACGTGTTAAAGCACCATAAAACATCAATAAAGAATTTAGCAATGCACCCAAGTGGTGAATACTTGTTATCACTATCATCGGACGGTGTTTGGGGTTTATGTAATATTGACTCGGGTAAAGTAATTAAAATGCATAGAAATGTTCCTAAATGTAATGCACTGAAAATACATCCAGACGGTCTTGTTTGTATTGGAGCAGCTACCAATGGTACACTACAAGTTTGGGATATACGTGATTCCACACTCAAGGATCCAATCACGACTAGTAGTGCTGGTGTGAATGGCGTAAGTACAGCTAATGGCGTGAGTAGTGCATGGGTAGATTTGGATTTTAACGAGAATGGATATTATTTGGTTAGCGTATCGGAAGCGGGTGAATTAGTATTATGGGATTTAAGGAAGCAAACCGTTATTAATACTTTTTCGTGTAATGTTAATCCTACAAGAGTCAAATTTGATCAATCAG GATTGTATATGGGAGTGAGTAGCACTAAGGTAGAAGTGCTTTATATGAAGGAAAAGAGTAAATTTGAATTAGTCCATACACTTGAAGGGCACAACGCAAATGTTACAGATCTTGAATTTGGACCATATTCCAAATTCCTACTAACAACCTGCTTGGATAAATCTCTAAGACTttataactaa
- a CDS encoding DEAD-box (RNA) helicase, putative (note;~Tap-24g11.q1c.cand.74 - score = 18.41): protein MDKIFKKLVKGTNFKNGPSSGVFVFRDGNDKEADSGVFDEDSSVVYASGEDFKDYTPLDSFSSLDSLTTDEMMSQRAKFISNSIKSKFNFDKSTPIQRYVIPIMMKGNDVVAVAPTEIGRSSECYNNCADGGVGTASEIRICENFSIATLEKNMKSFNFSIAVTTPLTLYTLLHTNTINTSMTGLKCVILDECDKLLEEGYSENIEYVMNHLKDFKGIQKASFSSTVQSEVLLLSKSHFNNPIHITIGKENVCCCNVEQELICVTNDKGKLVILKQLINDGKLLPPILVFLQSVNRVNDLYNELSQLNLNVQKFTKQLTLKQRQNIIQKFRIGQIWILLCTDILCRGINFKGVHSIVNYDLPLTPQVYINRVGRAGRGTRRGKSVTFFTINDFKILNHIVQIMKLSKSNVPNYLLTLKNIDIQGIALLTSVILY from the exons ATGGATaagatatttaaaaaattagtgaAGGGTAcgaattttaaaaatggaCCTTCTTCCGGTGTTTTCGTGTTTCGAGATGGAAATGATAAGGAAGCCGATTCTGGTGTTTTTGATGAGGATTCCAGCGTCGTTTATGCCTCAGGAGAAGATTTTAAGGATTATACGCCTCTAGATTCTTTTTCGTCGCTGGATTCCTTAACCACCGATGAGATGATGAGCCAAAGAgctaaatttatttcaaattctataaaatcGAAGTtcaattttgataaatcgACGCCAATTCAGAGATAT GTAATACCGATAATGATGAAAGGGAATGATGTGGTAGCAGTAGCACCTACGG AAATTGGAAGATCATCTGAGtgttataataattgtgCCGACGGTGGAGTTGGTACAGCAAGTGAAATCAGAATTT GTGAAAACTTCAGTATCGCAACACTTGAAAAGAATATGAAATCATTCAACTTCTCAATCGCAGTCACAACTCCACTGACTCTCTACACACTATTACATACCAACACAATTAACACG AGTATGACGGGATTGAAGTGTGTAATATTGGATGAGTGTGACAAGTTGTTGGAGGAAGGATATAGTGAGAATATTGAGTACGTGATGAACCATTTAAAGGACTTTAAAGGAATTCAAAAGGCCTCTTTTAGCTCAACAGTACAATCTGAAGTCTTATTATTATCGAAATCGCATTTCAATAATCCAATACATATTACTATTG GTAAAGAAAATGTGTGTTGTTGTAATGTAGAACAGGAACTAATATGTGTTACAAACGATAAAG gGAAATTAGTGATATTGAAGCAGCTAATAAATGATGGGAAGCTACTTCCTCCGATATTGGTTTTCCTGCAGAGTGTTAATAGGGTCAACGACTTATATAATGAACTTTCACAGCTGAACTTAAACGTTCAAAAGTTCACTAAACAGCTTACTTTAAAACAACGACAAAATATCATACAAAAATTTAGAATTGGGCAA ATATGGATTTTGCTATGTACTGATATATTATGCCGTGGAATAAACTTTAAAGGAGTTCATTCAATAGTGAATTATGACTTGCCATTGACGCCCCAAGTGTATATTAACAGAGTCGGAAGAGCTGGAAGAGGTACGAGACGCGGAAAATCAGTCACCTTCTTCACCATTAACGATTTTAAAATCCTGAACCATATTGTGcaaattatgaaattgtCCAAATCCAACGTACCAAATTATCTGCTGACACTCAAGAATATTGATATCCAAGGTATAGCATTATTAACTAGTGTAATTCTATATTAA
- a CDS encoding inosine-5'-monophosphate dehydrogenase, putative (note;~Tap-24g11.q1c.C.cand.172 - score = 33.36), translating to MADGYSAAEFFNFTKLSLSYEDLIILPGYIRDSVDKVDLSSNVTRNIKLRIPILSSPMDTVTESKMATAMALLGGLGVIHNNLSIDNLIKEVKAVKRFENGFVHNPVCLKPTSTVSDWVEIRDKLGFTSVPITSDGNPGSKLLGIVTKTDMYFVESKNVSLEEIMSTNLVVGKHPMKLNDANELLFMSKKGVLPIVNEDYELMSIVTRSDFYKSKLYPYASKDDNKQLLVGAAISTNNFANGFDRVNGLEVAKKLIDAKVDVILVDSSQGNSVFQIDLIKQLKSAYPNVQIIGGNVVSAQQAKNVLEAGCDSIKVGMGIGSICTTQNICGVGRGQATSVYYVSRYTFEHWNGVPVIADGGIKTSGDIVKALSLGASCVMGGSIFAGSKEAPGEYYFNNGVRMKSYRGMGSKDAINDSLQNTGLMGSLSRYHLVDDQKIISQGVSGLVIDKGSVNNILPNLTQGVKHGLQNIGAFSVKELHEALYSGQLRLEQRTAQSIVDANVCRTINNPK from the exons ATGGCAGACGGTTATTCTGCCGCTGAGTTTTTCAATTTCACTAAATTATCACTCTCATACGAAGACTTGATCATTCTTCCAG gGTATATTAGAGATTCTGTGGATAAAGTTGATTTGTCCAGCAATGTTACAAGGAATATTAAACTTAGAATCCCAATCCTTTCCTCGCCAATGGATACCGTTACAGAATCCAAAATGGCAACTGCTATGGCATTATTAGG AGGATTGGGAGTGATTCATAATAACTTGTCGATAGATAACCTCATTAAGGAAGTTAAGGCAGTTAAGAGATTTGAGAATGGGTTCGTACATAACCCTGTGTGCCTTAAACCCACTTCTACCGTTTCTGATTGGGTCGAAATCAGAGACAAACTCGGTTTCAC GTCAGTCCCTATAACGTCGGACGGTAACCCAGGGTCAAAGCTGTTGGGAATAGTAACAAAAACAGATATGTATTTTGTGGAGTCAAAGAACGTATCATTGGAGGAGATAATGTCTACAAATTTGGTAGTTGGGAAACACCCAATGAAACTGAATGACGCCAATGAGTTATTATTCATGTCCAAGAAAGGAGTCCTGCCAATTGTAAATGAAGACTACGAACTCATGTCAATTGTGACCAGATCAGACTTTTACAAAAGCAAACTCTACCCTTACGCCTCCAAAGATGATAACAAACAACTGCTCGTAGGAGCCGCGATTTCTACCAA TAACTTCGCTAATGGTTTTGACAGGGTCAATGGCTTAGAAGTTGCAAAGAAGTTAATTGACGCCAAAGTTGACGTTATTCTCGTCGATTCAAGTCAAGGGAACAGCGTTTTCcaaattgatttaattaaacaattaaaatcaGCATATCCAAATGTTCAG ATAATTGGTGGTAATGTAGTGTCAGCACAACAAGCTAAAAACGTGTTAGAAGCAGGATGCGACTCAATTAAAGTCGGCATGGGCATCGGTTCCATCTGTACCACTCAA aatatttGCGGTGTTGGAAGAGGACAAGCAACTTCAGTTTACTATGTGAGTCGTTACACCTTTGAACATTGGAACGGTGTTCCCGTCATCGCAGATGGCGGCATCAAAACCTCCGGTGATATCGTTAAG gCCTTAAGTTTGGGTGCTAGTTGTGTAATGGGTGGAAGTATATTTGCAGGAAGTAAAGAGGCGCCAGGAGAATACTATTTCAACAACGGAGTAAGAATGAAGAGTTATCGAGGCATGGGAAGTAAAGACGCGATTAACGATTCATTACAAAACACCGGCCTCATGGGTTCTTTAAGCAGATATCACCTCGTCGACGACCAGAAAATTATATCTCAAGGCGTGTCTGGACTAGTAATTGACAAGGGCTCGGTTAACAATATTCTACCAAATCTAACTCAAGGTGTAAAACACGGGTTACAAAACATTGGTGCTTTCTCAGTTAAAGAACTCCATGAAGCACTTTATTCTGGTCAATTGAGACTTGAGCAAAGAACTGCACAATCCATTGTTGATGCTAATGTTTGTAGAACAATTAATAATCCCAAATAA
- a CDS encoding peptidylprolyl isomerase (cyclophilin), putative (note;~Tap-24g11.q1c.C.cand.171 - score = 36.95): protein MSSRLRVYLDVGIGLNLSGRVVFEFFNDVSERLVENFKVLCQGDRTTSVRGRIRKLSYEGCKVFKVIKGEYLQCGDFINNDGTSGGSIYGDCFKEYPTNRLHSQAGLLSIQNINSNTDNVAGRRYGSQFCILFGKVVRFDRNNIVIGRVVEGMEFIRAIENVPVDNKFKPKIEIGILSCGAFTATIQNINDSTKQKELVQSLMDTIKSDQSGDKSDSTSTDDSNDLQPEWVGVKCVYTGKENRKRLPNESSANTLGKKLLSESLQGIKHHYIPIQSDTITHVTDSPVESTQDRVVKEQDTVESVEQGSVLHEEEPEEPEEEVDDDITLRLKKLSNKMNECSRLNNDEIIMEQKIKSNPKSELYISKNHISKSEGKDIDKDISSNLSRELNVSSNSIPLLSQLISPNTSYPYIISAGMVEKLSKIEKTKEKNKTFGWNIFNQDALYRAHKKRLRETGFNPDLYEKQKNELGEEFYRPGIVNFNPNEASKDVVVRNVEKQYKKRDAFSRRRLYDDEAQDISYINERNRVFNKKLERSFGTYSNEIKQNLERGTAL, encoded by the exons ATGAGCAGTAGATTAAGGGTATATTTGGATGTTGGAATTGGCCTAAATCTGAGCGGCAGAGTagtatttgaattttttaatgatGTTTCTGAACGCTTAGTAGagaattttaaagttttatGTCAAGGAGATAGGACCACCTCCGTTCGCGGCAGGATTAGGAAACTTAGCTATGAAGGCTGTAAAGTATTTAAAGTAATTAAAGGAGAATATCTCCAATGCGgtgattttattaacaaCGACGGCACTTCCGGTGGTAGTATCTATGGCGACTGCTTCAAAGAGTATCCCACCAATAGATTACATTCACAAGCTGGTCTTCTTTCCATACAAAACATTAATAGTAATACTGATAATGTTGCGGGCAGAAGATACGGGTCGCAATTTTGCATACTATTTGGCAAAGTAGTAAGATTTGATAGGAATAATATAGTGATTGGTAGAGTAGTGGAGGGCATGGAGTTTATAAGAGCAATAGAAAATGTACCAgtagataataaatttaaacctaaaattgaaattggAATTCTATCCTGTGGTGCCTTTACAGCTActatacaaaatattaatgattcAACTAAGCAAAAGGAATTAGTACAATCTCTGATGGATACAATAAAGTCAGATCAATCTGGAGATAAGTCTGATTCTACGAGCACAGATGACTCTAACGACCTTCAACCTGAGTGGGTTGGAGTAAAATGTGTGTATACCGGAAAGGAGAATAGGAAAAGATTACCAAATGAATCCAGTGCTAATACTTTAGgcaaaaaattattatctgAATCACTTCAAGGTATTAAACATCATTACATTCCCATACAATCTGATACAATTACCCATGTTACTGATTCACCTGTGGAATCTACACAGGATCGTGTAGTAAAAGAACAGGATACTGTAGAATCTGTGGAACAAGGAAGTGTATTGCACGAAGAAGAACCAGAGGAACCTGAGGAGGAAGTTGACGATGACATAACTTTAAGATTGAAGAAATTGagtaataaaatgaatgaATGTAGTagattaaataatgatgaGATAATAATGGAACAGAAGATTAAGAGTAATCCCAAATCcgaattatatatttcaaagAATCATATTAGCAAATCCGAAGGGAAAGATATCGATAAGGACATTTCTTCTAATTTGTCAAGAGAATTAAATGTATCCAGTAACAGTATTCCATTACTCAGTCAGCTAATCAGTCCGAATACTAGTTATCCTTACata ATAAGTGCTGGAATGGTTGAGAAGTTGagtaaaattgaaaaaactAAAGAAAAAAACAAAACCTTCGGATGGAACATATTCAATCAAGATGCACTATATAGAGCACACAAAAAACG atTGAGGGAAACGGGGTTTAATCCAGATTTGTATGAGAAACAAAAGAATGAATTGGGAGAAGAATTTTATAGGCCAGgaattgttaattttaatccTAACGAAGCGAGTAAAGATGTAGTAGTGAGAAATGTAGAAAAACAATATAAGAAACGCGATGCATTTAGTAGAAGAAGACTTTACGACGACGAAGCTCAAGATATTTCTTACATCAATGAACGCAATCGCGTCTTTAATAAGAAACTTGAACGCTCATTCGGTACTTATTCCAATGAAATCAAACAAAACCTCGAAAGAGGAACTGCTCTCTAA